The genomic stretch TTACCTTCactaaaattcaaaatttatatataaataataatttcaacGTAATGATTTATGCTTATTTAAATGGATTTATGTTTTTTTAGGCAGTTGAACACACTTCAATCAAACCATTCAACAAAAAGTTTAACAATTTGCAAAATTACATTATTGGTTAATAAAAGTTAAAAACTTTTATAATCTGGTATATAAATTTTTTCAATGTTGTTTGTTTCAATTCCCTTGCAAATGATAATCATTAATAGGTGTCAAGTTTCAACTAGGACCGGTGAGAGACTAGACAAcctgattcaaaatttgaaagtgaTTTTATTGGAGCATCTACACGCGCCAATAGTTGAAGAGTGTCTATTTTTCAAGCCATTATTTATCATTATGTGTCTAGTTTCGATCTCCAACTACCTCCCTCTGACATGTAGTGAATGATAATACTAAGaaaatttcttttataaaaagcAGCTGAGGTTTCACTTGTATGCTCATCAAATCACATTATGGGATTGCCAAAGTGCTTTTCAAAAATCTCCACACACTTGTGTTATCTTTTCCTTCTGAATGTACTACTACTACGTCTCTCTTTCTGTCACTCAATGTGCCTCGATCATGAAAGGTCTTCACTGCTACAGTTCAAGGAAAGGTTTACCATTCAGAGATTTGCTTCTCTTGATGGTAATGCTTATCCAAAACTGAATTCCTGGACAGCCAAAGACTGTTGCTTTTGGGATGGTGTTGAGTGTGATGAGCACACAGGCCATGTCATCAGCCTTGATCTCAGGAGCAGCTTTCTCTATGGCTCTCTTGACTATAATAGTAGCCTTTTCAACCTCGTTCACCTCCAGATCCTTAATCTCGCCGACAACCATTTCAATTATTCGGCCATACCTACTGCTATCAAGCAGCTTTCTATGCTCACTCTTCTCAACCTAGCTTCTTCTGTCTTCTCTGGCCACATTCCATCAGAAGTTTCAGAATTATCCAAGTTATCCACTCTTGATTTGTCCTACAACGTTCATCGTGATAATTCTCGAGAAAAACTACTGAAACTCGAGCAAGGTGGTTTCGAGAGCCTTATTTCAAACATGACAAGCCTCAAAATGCTTCATCTGAGTTATGTTGACATATCATCATCTGTGCCAGATTCTTTGGCAAACTTTTCTTCCTTGGAGTCTCTGCTTCTAGAGCGCTGCGGATTGAGAGGTGATTTCCCTATTCGTATCTTTCAACTACCTCATTTGCAACATCTAATTTTGGGACACAATGAACAACTTACTGGAAACATACCTTCATCCATTGAAAAACTTTCTTCTCTGAATGCGTTGGATGTTTCTGCTTGTAACTTTTCAGGAATGATTCCAACTTCCATAGGTAAGCTGACCCAACTTACTTATTTAGATTTTACTGAAAATTACTTGGTTGGAAAAATCCCTTCTTCTTTAGGGAACCTAACCCAACTTACTTATTTAGATCTTTCTGAAAATAACTTGGTTGGAAAAATCCCTTCTTCTTTAGGGAACCTAACCCAACTCATCCAGCTTTGGCTTTCCAACAATCGCCTTAGCGGTCCAGTTCCCTTATCATTCTCTAAGCTCACAAGTCTTCTAGTCCTTACACTAAAGAATAACAATTTGACTGGAACTGTCAACTTTGACATGTTTTTTGGCCTAAAAGCTCTTCGAGAACTTGATTTATCTGACAACAAACTATCAGTGGTCATCAAACACAGTATAAATGATACAGTTCCACAATTTAGGTATCTATCTCTGTCCAATTGTAATTTAAGAAAATTCCCTGACTTCCTCCAGTATCAAGAAAGAATTGTTTTCTTGGATCTTGTAGGTAACTATATCAGTGGTCAAATACCAGAGTGGTTGTTTGACAAAAGCAAAGAAACACTTTACTTGTTACACCTTTCTGAGAACAACTTGTCAGGGAAAATTCCACATACAATTTGCAATCTTAGCTCCATTGCAGACCTTAGGATGTCCTATAACAACTTAGAAGGAAACCTTCCCCAATGTTTTGGTAACATGAAATCACTGTCTGTACTCACTCTAAAAAACAACTCCTTTTCTGGAAACCTGCCAATATTTTCAAAGGGAAACAAATTGAAGCTTATCGATTTCAGTGAAAACCAATTACAAGGGAAACTCCCACCATCACTCACAAATTGTAGAGATCTTGGATACCTTAACTTGGAATATAATCAGCTCAATGATGTTTTTCCTTTTTGGTTGGGAAGTCTTCCAGAGTTGGAAGTTCTTATGTTGAGGTCCAATAGATTCCATGGAGTTATTGGGGAGCCTATACCAGACTATGAATTTCCCAAGTTGAGTATTATTGACATGTCCTTCAATAACTTTTCTGGAAAGTTACCATCAAAATACATCCAAAGTTGGAAAGCAATGAGAAATTCCATATCAAGGAATTTAACATACATGAAGACAAAAACCATTTCAGTAAATGGCTTTGTTGATTTCAGAGTTACAACCAAGATCAAAGGTGTGAACTTATTCTATGAGAAGATCCCAGATATCATTGCAATCATAAACCTCTCTGACAACAAATTTGATGGAgaaattcctgaagacattggaGATGTTGAGGCTCTCTTTGCTCTTGACTTGGCCAATAATAATCTCAACGGTGGCATACCAGCATCATTGGGGAATCTGAGAAACCTTGAATCCTTAGATCTTTCTCAAAATGATCTGTCAGGAGAGATCCCTCTGGAATTGGCCAAACTCACTTTCTTGCAATATTTCAATGTGTCTTACAACCACCTCACGGGGCCTATACCACAAACAAACCAACTGAGCAGATTTGAGAGCAGTAGTTATGAGAACAACTTGGGATTGTGTGGAATTCCATTGCCAAACAAGTGTGGAAACTCTGAAGCCTTTGAACCACCCCATTCTTCATTCGAAGAAGAGTCGAGTAGTTCATCATTTTTTCAATTTGGTTGGAAAGTTGTGGTCGTAGGTTACGGGTTCGGCTTCGCAGTCGGATTGTTCATCGGATATAGAATAGTATGGTTGCCATGAAACTTATTATTTCCATCGAGTTTTATAAAATATAGTAGCCTTGTAATAAATGATCACTTTTGATgcattttatgttttgatgttgAGTTAGAATATAATATGTTTGTCAAGGCTTGtagattatataattatatatatatataatatataatatatgtattcAAGTGTATATTTCCATTAAAGTTTGTGTTATTTAAATGTTGCTTAATGTGTTAacaattatttttgtttaatacTAGCCATCAAAagttgttcttgggcgccgcggccctagctcgaagaagcaagtGGAGCCATTTTTcccttgctgggtgccgcggcccttactcctggagtggctgggggtcgcggcccaagatgttagggccgcaacccttggtcAGATTTTAGCCCGTTTctgtgttttgaccccggaaacatagttttaggcctcgcgattgttcctactacttggattagtttggattgatgtctcggaggctaggtattggtttggaaacctatgttgatcatttttattgatgatgtcccttatttggttatgatgaggtgaccgctaaaggactaaaggttgatcgttctcaagggttgttcttttaatcattctagctcgaatcagaggtaagagaactgcaccccatatgtgacatgcatggttaatcttgaggcatgttgattgtgtaactGTGGACATGAATttattattgaatgcttagcaagtCTTGCTCACATGTGCATGGTACtggctaattagtcagatttggcaaaggtgtcagtatcaactgtgaagctgtgactcattagtcaagttcggcagtggtactgggcactggtcacacagggctgactcataagtcaggaacggccttagtgtgttcaacgcaagccaataaagattagatctaattgatatctgcattgaatgactcaaagagcattaatgccgtaCCGACCTCAAGTTtaatgaatactataagcgcttgtgtgacttactcattattcactcatctattaagttagagacttacccatcagtctctcatatgtttaaggctagtggcttacccagcagccactcctCTGGTTAagttggtgacttgcttgtcagcaGCCACTCCTCTAGTTAagttggtgacttgcttgtcagtcactcagtatgatTTTCtaaaacctcaagtgatattcatattaacaaaaaagaaaacaaaaaacttCAAAAACTCATTTCTATCAAAcacaaaatacacacatatattaacaaaaaaaaatacattttaaagcaTAAAATACAAAGAAAATGGATTTAGATTACCAAAACTTGGAAGAAATGGCCACAAATCAGCCTGAAACACCTTGGATCGGTGGAGGCGGAAGGTCTTCCGTCGCTGGCGGCGAAAAAACTcgtagaaaatgaagaagaaatctcGGGTTAGGGGATATATCGACAGACCCTATAGCAACGACGTGGGTATAAGGAAGTCGTCGCCAATAGTAAACACatctttatttatcttttttcctttctctctcccattagttatttttttattattatcattttgtttttcaatttttttctttgactttaataaataaatagtatttataaatataatatttaaatgatgtaaaaaaatatatagagaatttaatgtatggtataatgtaaaaatgtgaggtaaaatagaaaaatggttttgaTGAGGTATTTTGAGAGATAGAACATTCTTTATGTTAGAAATAATATAGCGAAGAAGAacgaaatatatattaataattgaagaacagaaatggaaaaaatacaatagaaagaataaaCTAAAGTCGAGACACGCTTTTCTTAAAGCAAatttgccccctctacctgaacggtgctagagaattcgtgagcaaccacttcccaggatacaaaAGCTATCAAGCAGGACGAATGCACTACTCAGTCTGCTTAGGCGAACTCGAAACAAACCTTCCCTCTATCACCAAAAAATACTACAGAGACTAAAGAGAGAAAAAGACTAAGTGTGTGATATTCTGTATCAGTGTGTGATATTCTGTATCAGTGTGTCCTAGAATGAGAGAAGAAGCCTCtttttataggcttcatggagagttgaaaaaGTGAGTGAACAAGTGCATTAATGCCaaaatatccaacaaatctggTATCTTAATATCtaaaaatcaatcagaattaattacCCTTATTATGGTAATATCAGCAGTTACCCAAAGTAATTTTCTGATAACCAATCAGAATTAATCAtacttattctggtaatatcagtTGGTGATTTTCTGACAGtcaatcagaattaattacacattattctgatatcttaattttgaccaaaataatttgccaaaatcaatcagaataaatcacacaatatttAGATAATATCATTATCATTTTAAGCATCAACTTCTATTTCACTCAATCTTTTTCCAAGACTTTATTTCCTCAGCATGTTGCTAGCGCTGACTTGACTTAAAACATCATTTTGTTATATATCAACTTGACATGTACAGTCCCTCATAAAGATAATAAAACAACATTATTTTTGTTATATATCAACTTCATGCCATGGCCATGCTGCTCCCTCAAATTAATAAGAATAGTACCTAGCCAAAAGGGCTTATCAATTTCTCCACTTGCAGCAAAGAAAATTTTCCAAAATACATAACACAAATAAGaatagattattattattgttattgtttatGTATTTTGTGAGATATGTAAATGTTTTATGTTTAGAAGAATATGTAGTCAATTAGTTATTACATAATTGTCACTAGTAATATACTTATATAAGAGTCTATATATTATGAAAGTCATTTGTTTGGGGCATACTCTTTTAAAAAATTCCTAGAAAATtcactattttaaaaataataaaaaattggtaATCAGTTTAGTTATGTAACTCTACATTGAAGCCACGTaaatatttacattttttttttctataaattgtcttttaaatttaaatatttagtaCCACTTTGTCATAACTATATAGGACCCAATATCACCAATAATATTACTACCTCCTTTATTGACACTGATTAATGTGATAAATGAAAGCGTGTTGATGTTTTTCGTTTTTACTTcgagttatataaatatatatttatatatatatatatatataaagagagcgactacaacgcatctttttttttttgcaatatcgGTGCATCATTTTCTATTTTTGGCACCTGAATAGATAtaatcccaaaaaaatttatatgatggtgtatattgtaggtatttagaatatcctgcaaattttcaataaattcttaatagtttacgaagccgaaaacagagttcaaactgtcaaattttacacacgtacacaaaaaaacaggcacgcgtGCAACAAACAGTTTAGACTctgtttcggtaccataatttatttagaatttcttgaaaatttgtaggatgttctagatagctataatgtacaccatcatataaaaaaatttggaattataactattcaggtgccgaaatagaaaaatgatgcaccggTATTGCAAAACAAGGGGATGTATTGTAATCGTTCcctatatgtatgtatatatatattagctTATTGACAACGGTCACTCTATAACACAGTGGGATTTAGGAGTGTATCATGATGTGGATGGTACAATTTTTTGCCAAGTTATTGAACCGCACTGCATATGCAGTTTAAGCAATTTTCTATACCGCAACATGCACTGCATAAACCTTAAACTGCACCACAAAAATGCGGTGTGGACATTTatttatacctatcgccaaataatttaacaattaaatattataattaataaatattcataATAAAGTTGATAACCAAAGATttctcaataaaataatagatatacAACAAATTAATAAACttttagcaaaacaataaaaaaaataacaaattaataacaaagaaaaaaatgtaatataaaaagtaaagattttaattaagaattaatatTTTTaggttgaagtagaatatgtaGTATCGTatgaaacataatattttttctagatattgtatatattatatatatacattaagtttaaatatagtaaaattaaaaaaatatattaaaaaattaatatatatatataacaatgtaGTGCAGTGTGGTTTGAATcgcatttataaaattcaaaatcATAAACCGCACCGCACGGTTTGACAAAAATACAAACCAAACTTGCACCACGAAGGGTTCCAAATCGCAATTTAtggtgtggtgtggtgtggtATGGGCGGTTTATGCAGTGTGGGCGATTTGATGAACACCCCTAGTGGGCGATTGGAAAAGTAAGAAGAAAAAAACTTGAGAGAGAAAAGTGATGCGAAAGGGAAATATGTGTGTTTGGTAAGAGAAAATGAGTTAGATAATCAAGAGTAAagtagaaggaaaaaaaataaatgtGAAACAAAGCTTATTCTTCCAAAATGGAGAGAAAGTAGAGAAGAAAAAGCATTTGTATATTTTAAATTACTAGCTAGATTACCTTCactaaaattcaaaatttatataaataataatttcaacGTAATGATTTATGCTTATTTAAATGGATTTATGTTTTTTTAGGCAGTTGAACACACTTCAATCAAACCATTCAACAAAAAGTTTAACAATTTGCAAAATTACATTATTGGTTAATGAAAGTTAAAAACTTTTATAATCTGGGAAAATAACACGGTAGATGAATTTTTTCAATGTTGTTTGTTTCAATTCCCCTGCAAATGATAATCATTAATAGGTGTCAAGTTTCAACTAGGACCGGTGAGAGACTAAACAacttgattcaaaatttgaaagtgaTTTTATTGGAGCATCTACACACGCCAATTGTTGAAGAGTGTCTATTTTTCAAGCCATTATTTTTCAATTCCCTTGACTAATGATAATCATTAATAGGACCTGTGAGAGACTAAACAacttgattcaaaatttgaatgtGGTTACAAGAGTAATGATCAGTGGAGTTACATATGTTTTTATTAATgtttcaatattcttacacttattccatataggacacaatagtctaatatccccctcaagatggtgacgattttttgctcaccaatcttgaatcacTTGATCACAAGTGGCCCATTTTTTTCAGCTCGCTTAttttttttggatctcaagtgtcttttcgCACTATGTGGGTCTCAAATCTCAAGTGTCTTTTTGTACTATGCGGATCTCATTCAGCTTGGCTGTCTCTTTTGGATCGGTGTGGATCGAATGTCAGCTAAAGaattggctcttgataccataacaagaatcatgaggctctATTTAAAATCCAATTGGCGATTAGTGGAGTTACATATATTCTTATTAATGGtttaatattcttacacttattccatgtAGGACACAATAGTCTAATAATACGATACGCCAATAGTTGAAGAGTGTCTATTTTTCAAGCCATTATTTATCATTATGTGTCTAGTTTCGATCTCCAACTACCTCCCTCTGACATGTAGTGAATGATAATACTAAGaaaatttcttttataaaaagcAGCTGAGGTTTCACTTGTATGCTCATCAAATCACATTATGGGATTGCCAAAGTGCTTTTCAAAAATCTCCACACACTTGTGTTATCTTTTCCTTCTGaatgtactactactactacgtctCTCTTTCTGTCACTCAATGTGCCTCGATCATGAAAGGTCTTCACTGCTACAGTTCAAGGAAAGGTTTACCATTCAGAGATTTGCTTCTCTTGATGGTAATGCTTATCCAAAACTGAATTCCTGGACAGCCAAAGACTGTTGCTTTTGGGATGGTGTTGAGTGTGATGAGCACACAGGCCATGTCATCAGCCTTGATCTCAGGAGCAGCTTTCTCTATGGCTCTCTTGACTATAATAGTAGCCTTTTCAACCTCGTTCACCTCCAGATCCTTAATCTCGCCGACAACCATTTCAATTATTCGGCCATACCTACTGCTATCAAGCAGCTTTCTATGCTCACTCTTCTCAACCTAGCTTCTTCTGTCTTCTCTGGCCACATTCCATCAGAAGTTTCAGAATTATCCAAGTTATCCACTCTTGATTTGTCCCGCAATGTTCGTCGTGATAATTCTCAAGAACATCTACTGAAACTCGAGCAAGGTGGTTTCGAGAGCCTTATTTCAAACATGACAAGCCTCAAAATGCTTCATCTGAGTTATGTTGACATATCATCATCTGTGCCAGATTCTTTGACAaactttttgtaatgccccaaattctccgatgtatttaacggcgtgaacagtaggccgggagggccatacttgcttaattatgttattaattgataaaatgcatgtatatgttgattatattatgatatgatgtgaaatgcatgcatgtgagtccatatttctatccacaggggtgtgatggtaatttggcccgttgagggtaaattgattatttattcgcatgttggtgatataatttgagaccacattatgatgtgggcttgttcgagccatttggcatgagacgatcaaggaatgttaattatcggtttggtcataacgggcttaagctcggggctcggggtgagtctcggggtgttttaatgtttagagtgttaccggacattaaagggtaacgggatgtgaaatattggagtttgagaatattgagattagcgggaaaagggaagcgttaattatgattaacggtgtaggtggaaaatgtcaaaactatccttgagttggttttagaagctttaaagacctaggggtataatggtcatttgggatttggatatatatggtttagatggctgtagagaaaacataaccaaaacagagttttgcttcttctccttcccgtaagttcatttctctcttcttcctctttggagttttgagctcaaggtgtggaattaagctagggaacttggaggttgaggttgtagacatagctcagtcattgaagagggtttggtttcgaatttgaggtgagttttatccattgttttactggttttgctctgttttcgttcatagttttcagctttagattttggtatggaaagttggaatcaaggggagttcttgggatgttttacttgggttatgatgagggatagttatgggtgatgtttggaggtttaaatgggtgtttgagagaggtttgggtggtgtttaaattgggtttgaagggttggtttcaagggaaaacgcaagggaggaaaaacaggggttttggctgaaatggagcttgcgccgcggcatggcaggggtgagccgcggcccttgggggctgctgggtttaggcgcctctgtctgaggggcgggccgtggcatggccaaggagggccgcagcccttaaggcatttttggccagaattagcgttttggctcggggatgcaagcctaaggcctcgggattgaacctactacccggttgagtagtgtttgaggtcccggaggttaggttttggtttgggaaccttttattattcattttattgatggaatcccatgatttggttatgaccaggtaaccactaaatgaccaaaaagtcgatcgttctcagggttgttcttttattcgttcttgctcgaaccaaaggtaagaaaactgcaccccaagtgtgacatgtgtggatattcatgaggcatgtgattgtgagaatatggacatggattgaatatagaatgcttagcatatgttgctcatttgtgcatggtactgacttattagtcaggtttggcaagggtgctagtatcaactgtgaagctgtgacttattagtcaggttcggcggtggtactgggcactgatcatgttgagctgacttattagtcaggacggccttagcatgtgtcacgcaagccaacgaGATTTGATCTGATcaattatcagcattgaatgactcagagagcattaatggcagaccgaccccgagggtcgatgaatgaattaagcgcttggaggctagtggcttacttagcagccactctcccacctgaattagtgacatgcgtggcagtcactcagtacggttaccagaacctgttgaaggctagtggcttacctatcagccactcttccatttgaattagtgacttgcttgtcagtcactcagtgtggtttatcaggacctcatgtggtgttcacCCACTTGTTTgcaagctttatgctcagtgtggttataatgataatcatttgataatgttatataaagtgttatgttttcttgctgggccttggctcatgggtgctttatggtgtaggtaaagggaaagaaaagctcacctagccttgagtggagagctgatgtggtggtgtgtacatatgcagccgcttgaccaccacggtcaaggtgttctcagaggaactagggggtttaccctatttttgccgcttaggtcggcgggattgtaactttacaacagtagtgaccattttgtactgagaacagcttgtaaacgttttgtttagctctgcagagcagtttgtaataaaatctccatttcctttttattggttttataccttaacccattaattacacttagagcacgttttcgACCAAAGGGCTTAGGtaatgagtcaaattttcggtccaccgttcaccataactgttctggggtagccagggcgttacacttttctTCCTTGGAGTCTCTGCTTCTACAGCGCTGCGGATTGAGAGGTGATTTCCCTATTCGTATCTTTCAACTACCTCATTTGCAACATCTAAATTTGGGACACAATGAACAACTTTCTGGAAACATGCCTTCATCCATTGAAAAATTTTCTTCTCTGAATGAGTTGGATGTTACTGCTTGTAACTTTTCAGGAATGATTCCAACTTCCATAGGTAAGCTGACCCAACTTACTTATTTAGATCTTTCTGAAAATAACTTGGTTGGAAAAATCCCTTCTTCTTTAGGGAACCTAACCCAACTCATCCAGCTTTGGCTTTCCAACAATCACCTTAGCGGTCTAGTTCCCTTATCATTCTCTAAGCTCACCAGCCTTCAACTCCTTACACTAAAGAATAACAATTTGACTGGAACTGTCAACTTTGACATGTTTTTTGGCCTAAAAGCTCTTCAAGGACTTGATTTATCTGACAACAAACTATCAGTGGTCATCAAACACAGTATGAATGATACAGTTCCACAATTTACTCAGCTATTTCTGTCCAATTGTAATTTAAGAAAATTCCCTGACTTCCTCCAGTATCAAGAAAGAATTGTTTTCCTGGAGCTTATAGGTAACTATATCAGTGGTCAAATACCAGAGTGGTTGTTTAACAAAAGCAAAGAAAC from Humulus lupulus chromosome 5, drHumLupu1.1, whole genome shotgun sequence encodes the following:
- the LOC133777931 gene encoding receptor-like protein 7; this encodes MCLDHERSSLLQFKERFTIQRFASLDGNAYPKLNSWTAKDCCFWDGVECDEHTGHVISLDLRSSFLYGSLDYNSSLFNLVHLQILNLADNHFNYSAIPTAIKQLSMLTLLNLASSVFSGHIPSEVSELSKLSTLDLSYNVHRDNSREKLLKLEQGGFESLISNMTSLKMLHLSYVDISSSVPDSLANFSSLESLLLERCGLRGDFPIRIFQLPHLQHLILGHNEQLTGNIPSSIEKLSSLNALDVSACNFSGMIPTSIGKLTQLTYLDFTENYLVGKIPSSLGNLTQLTYLDLSENNLVGKIPSSLGNLTQLIQLWLSNNRLSGPVPLSFSKLTSLLVLTLKNNNLTGTVNFDMFFGLKALRELDLSDNKLSVVIKHSINDTVPQFRYLSLSNCNLRKFPDFLQYQERIVFLDLVGNYISGQIPEWLFDKSKETLYLLHLSENNLSGKIPHTICNLSSIADLRMSYNNLEGNLPQCFGNMKSLSVLTLKNNSFSGNLPIFSKGNKLKLIDFSENQLQGKLPPSLTNCRDLGYLNLEYNQLNDVFPFWLGSLPELEVLMLRSNRFHGVIGEPIPDYEFPKLSIIDMSFNNFSGKLPSKYIQSWKAMRNSISRNLTYMKTKTISVNGFVDFRVTTKIKGVNLFYEKIPDIIAIINLSDNKFDGEIPEDIGDVEALFALDLANNNLNGGIPASLGNLRNLESLDLSQNDLSGEIPLELAKLTFLQYFNVSYNHLTGPIPQTNQLSRFESSSYENNLGLCGIPLPNKCGNSEAFEPPHSSFEEESSSSSFFQFGWKVVVVGYGFGFAVGLFIGYRIVWLP
- the LOC133777936 gene encoding receptor-like protein 7, whose protein sequence is MCLDHERSSLLQFKERFTIQRFASLDGNAYPKLNSWTAKDCCFWDGVECDEHTGHVISLDLRSSFLYGSLDYNSSLFNLVHLQILNLADNHFNYSAIPTAIKQLSMLTLLNLASSVFSGHIPSEVSELSKLSTLDLSRNVRRDNSQEHLLKLEQGGFESLISNMTSLKMLHLSYVDISSSVPDSLTNFL